A DNA window from Thiothrix subterranea contains the following coding sequences:
- a CDS encoding PGN_0703 family putative restriction endonuclease translates to MHIKDFIGNISTSDSSRTKRARIHQGWWRAFVLKHAAGQHPIKKDMTVCNVLPDQTAGYSNFITESIGDLAERKAKEHNNTKNSAGIIEMNRLKTNLLSSQPLCFNFFGLLALDHELGLKTIKAFFPEITGFSGVKFEYAPSPKEEYTNDNSAFDVALEVSIGDQRGLIGIECKYTEPFSPHEYRKSDYENIHNASNNFLASYEVLTSSTFNQLYRNQLIAEALLQKGHYQFVKTALFCSSDDENAKNVGHEFSKMIKSGFTVIDFFEYITAMQKLDLTPTQRKNTMMLWARYMAHELSHAAALEY, encoded by the coding sequence ATGCATATTAAAGACTTTATTGGCAATATTTCCACATCCGATAGCTCTCGAACCAAACGAGCGCGTATCCATCAGGGTTGGTGGCGAGCCTTCGTCCTAAAGCACGCCGCCGGACAACATCCTATCAAAAAAGATATGACGGTATGCAATGTATTGCCTGATCAAACGGCTGGCTACAGCAACTTTATAACGGAAAGTATCGGTGATCTGGCTGAACGTAAAGCAAAAGAACATAACAACACAAAGAATTCCGCCGGAATCATAGAAATGAATCGCCTGAAAACCAACCTACTTTCCAGCCAACCGCTGTGTTTCAATTTCTTTGGGCTGCTGGCACTAGACCATGAGCTTGGTCTGAAAACCATTAAAGCTTTTTTTCCCGAAATAACGGGATTTTCAGGCGTAAAATTTGAATATGCGCCATCACCAAAGGAAGAATACACCAATGACAATTCAGCTTTTGACGTTGCATTGGAGGTATCCATCGGTGATCAACGAGGTCTGATTGGGATTGAATGCAAGTATACTGAACCGTTTTCTCCGCACGAGTACAGAAAGTCTGACTATGAAAATATCCACAATGCGAGCAATAATTTTCTTGCCAGTTATGAGGTGTTGACCAGTAGCACATTCAATCAGCTCTATAGAAATCAACTCATTGCCGAAGCATTACTGCAAAAGGGTCATTATCAATTTGTGAAAACGGCACTCTTCTGTTCATCTGATGACGAAAATGCCAAAAATGTGGGTCATGAGTTCAGCAAAATGATTAAAAGCGGCTTCACCGTTATCGACTTTTTTGAATACATTACCGCCATGCAAAAACTTGATCTCACGCCTACTCAACGAAAAAACACCATGATGTTATGGGCGCGGTATATGGCGCATGAATTAAGTCACG
- the alkB gene encoding DNA oxidative demethylase AlkB, which produces MNLDLFNTPPEPWAEPLSPGALILRQYATAHTDSLLAGIHAIAAQAPFRQMQTPGGYTMSVAMTNCGTAGWITDRKGYRYSTTDPLSGQAWPAMPADFRSLAQAAALAAGFPAFQPDACLINRYPVGAKMALHQDRDERDLTAPIVSVSLGLPATFLWGGLQRSDKAVKVPLLHGDVVVWGGAARLVFHGIAPLKAGQHPLLGEARINLTFRQAL; this is translated from the coding sequence ATGAACCTCGACCTCTTCAACACCCCGCCCGAACCGTGGGCTGAACCCTTAAGCCCCGGTGCGCTGATATTGCGCCAATACGCCACCGCTCACACCGACAGCTTGCTGGCAGGCATCCACGCCATTGCTGCCCAAGCCCCGTTTCGGCAGATGCAAACGCCCGGCGGCTATACGATGTCGGTGGCGATGACCAACTGCGGCACGGCGGGCTGGATCACCGACCGCAAAGGCTACCGCTACAGCACCACCGACCCGCTGAGTGGGCAAGCGTGGCCTGCAATGCCAGCGGATTTCCGCAGCCTAGCGCAAGCCGCAGCACTGGCGGCAGGTTTCCCCGCATTCCAGCCGGATGCCTGCCTGATCAACCGCTATCCGGTGGGTGCAAAAATGGCACTGCATCAAGATCGCGACGAACGCGACCTGACCGCGCCGATTGTGTCGGTGTCGTTGGGTTTGCCCGCAACATTCTTGTGGGGCGGATTGCAGCGCAGTGACAAGGCGGTGAAAGTGCCATTGCTGCACGGCGATGTGGTGGTGTGGGGCGGTGCAGCGCGGTTGGTGTTCCACGGCATTGCGCCACTCAAGGCGGGGCAACATCCGCTGCTGGGTGAAGCGCGTATCAACCTGACGTTTCGGCAAGCGTTGTGA
- a CDS encoding AAA family ATPase, whose translation MKIPYGESNFKTVISGGYVYVDKTATITQLEEAGKYLFLLRPRRFGKSLFLSMLEYYYDMAYRDEFDTLFGRLAIGQNPTPLRNSYQVLFMDFSGIDTDAGHDAILQRINDKLDTYLLSFLLRYGHATEIQTKVTEKNSPAAKMEYFMDAMSGQKLLLLIDEYDHFANSILAADMKLFLRVMGKGGFVRSFYETLKTATQRGTLDRLFVTGVTPIMLDSMTSGFNIGQNLSLHEGFNEAIGFTKTEVSSLLQPLADACASDTEQLLADVTRWYNGYRFNIKALETVYNANMVLYFVKNFDLRRCTYPKPMMDENIASDYGKIMGMFSIGNRDENFAVLDELINQGAVQASQRRKFEFDKGFDRDDFISLLAYMGFVTLQNETLAGETFVIPNYAIREFYFHYFKVELERRNQISIPNQALRLAVEKLALYADIQPLMDEMVRALQLLSNRDAMGMDEKHVKVLLLTLLYQTQIYFVQSERELNRRYPDILLLERNPIAVPHQHLIELKYSKKSDKEAGWAAKKQEGMEQVQGYLQLPEIAALQNLVAWLLVTDGERVEVVTF comes from the coding sequence ATGAAAATCCCCTACGGCGAAAGCAATTTCAAAACCGTCATCAGCGGTGGTTATGTTTATGTCGATAAGACTGCGACCATTACCCAGTTGGAAGAAGCAGGCAAATACCTGTTTCTGCTGCGCCCGCGCCGTTTTGGTAAAAGCCTGTTTTTGTCGATGCTCGAATATTATTACGACATGGCGTATCGGGATGAATTCGACACCCTGTTTGGTCGGTTGGCTATTGGGCAAAATCCCACCCCGTTGCGCAACAGCTATCAGGTGCTGTTTATGGATTTCAGCGGCATTGATACCGATGCAGGGCATGACGCCATTTTGCAACGTATCAATGACAAACTGGACACTTACCTCCTGAGTTTTTTGCTGCGGTATGGTCACGCGACCGAAATACAAACCAAGGTCACTGAAAAGAACTCTCCCGCAGCCAAGATGGAATATTTCATGGATGCGATGTCCGGGCAAAAGCTGCTGCTGCTGATCGACGAATACGACCATTTTGCTAACAGCATTCTCGCCGCTGATATGAAACTGTTCTTGCGTGTCATGGGCAAAGGCGGCTTTGTGCGCAGCTTCTACGAAACGCTCAAAACCGCCACACAACGCGGCACGCTGGATCGGCTGTTCGTCACTGGCGTTACGCCCATTATGCTGGATAGCATGACCAGCGGTTTCAATATCGGGCAAAATCTCTCGCTGCATGAAGGTTTCAACGAAGCGATTGGTTTTACCAAAACAGAAGTCAGCAGCCTGCTGCAACCGCTGGCGGATGCTTGTGCGTCAGACACAGAACAACTGTTAGCAGACGTCACCCGCTGGTACAACGGCTATCGTTTCAACATCAAAGCCCTTGAAACAGTTTACAACGCCAATATGGTGTTGTATTTCGTGAAGAATTTTGATCTGCGCCGTTGTACTTATCCCAAGCCAATGATGGATGAAAACATCGCCTCTGATTACGGCAAAATCATGGGCATGTTCAGTATTGGTAATCGTGATGAAAATTTCGCAGTGCTGGATGAGCTAATTAATCAGGGCGCAGTGCAGGCTTCACAACGCCGCAAATTTGAATTCGACAAAGGTTTTGATCGCGATGATTTCATTAGCTTACTCGCCTATATGGGCTTTGTGACCCTACAAAATGAAACATTGGCGGGCGAAACCTTCGTCATCCCCAATTACGCGATCCGCGAATTCTACTTCCATTATTTCAAGGTAGAACTGGAACGCCGCAACCAGATCAGCATCCCCAATCAGGCATTGCGGCTGGCGGTGGAAAAGCTGGCACTGTACGCCGACATCCAGCCCTTGATGGATGAAATGGTGCGTGCCTTGCAACTGCTTTCCAACCGCGATGCGATGGGGATGGATGAGAAACACGTCAAAGTGCTGCTACTGACGCTGTTGTACCAGACGCAAATCTATTTCGTGCAAAGCGAACGTGAACTCAACCGCCGTTACCCCGATATTTTGTTGCTGGAACGCAACCCGATAGCCGTTCCGCACCAACATTTGATCGAGCTGAAATACAGCAAGAAAAGCGACAAGGAAGCGGGTTGGGCAGCCAAAAAGCAGGAAGGCATGGAGCAGGTGCAAGGCTATTTGCAACTGCCAGAAATTGCCGCGTTGCAAAACCTCGTTGCATGGCTGCTGGTGACGGATGGGGAACGGGTGGAAGTGGTTACGTTCTAA
- a CDS encoding AAA family ATPase translates to MKIPYGESNFKTVISGGYVYVDKTATITQLEEAGKYLFLLRPRRFGKSLFLSMLEYYYDMAYRDEFDTLFGRLAIGQNPTPLRNSYQVLFMDFSGIDTDAGHDAILQRINDKLDTYLLSFLLRYGHATEIQTKVTEKNSPAAKMEYFMDAMSGQKLLLLIDEYDHFANSILAADMKLFLRVMGKGGFVRSFYETLKTATQRGTLDRLFVTGVTPIMLDSMTSGFNIGQNLSLHEGFNEAIGFTKTEVSSLLQPLADACASDTEQLLADVTRWYNGYRFNIKALETVYNANMVLYFVKNFDLRRCTYPKPMMDENIASDYGKIMGMFSIGNRDENFAVLDELINQGAVQASQRRKFEFDKGFDRDDFISLLAYMGFVTLQNETLAGETFVIPNYAIREFYFHYFKVELERRNQISIPNQALRLAVEKLALYADIQPLMDEMVRALQLLSNRDAMGMDEKHVKVLLLTLLYQTQIYFVQSERELNRRYPDILLLERNPIAVPHQHLIELKYSKKSDKAAGWAAKKQEGMEQVQGYLQLPEIAALQNLVAWLLVTDGERVEVVTFA, encoded by the coding sequence ATGAAAATCCCCTACGGCGAAAGCAATTTCAAAACCGTCATCAGCGGTGGTTACGTTTATGTCGATAAGACTGCGACCATTACCCAGTTGGAAGAAGCAGGCAAATACCTGTTTCTGCTGCGCCCGCGCCGTTTTGGTAAAAGCCTGTTTTTGTCGATGCTCGAATATTATTACGACATGGCGTATCGGGATGAATTCGACACCCTGTTTGGTCGGTTGGCTATTGGGCAAAATCCCACCCCGTTGCGCAACAGCTATCAGGTGCTGTTTATGGATTTCAGCGGCATTGATACCGATGCAGGGCATGACGCCATTTTGCAACGTATCAATGACAAACTGGACACTTACCTCCTGAGTTTTCTGCTGCGGTATGGTCACGCGACCGAAATACAAACCAAGGTCACTGAAAAGAACTCTCCCGCAGCCAAGATGGAATATTTCATGGATGCGATGTCCGGGCAAAAGCTGCTGCTGCTGATCGACGAATACGACCATTTTGCTAACAGCATTCTCGCCGCTGATATGAAACTGTTCTTGCGTGTCATGGGCAAAGGCGGCTTTGTGCGCAGCTTCTACGAAACGCTCAAAACCGCCACACAACGCGGCACGCTGGATCGGCTGTTCGTCACTGGCGTTACGCCCATTATGCTGGATAGCATGACCAGCGGTTTCAATATCGGGCAAAATCTCTCGCTGCATGAAGGTTTCAACGAAGCGATTGGTTTTACCAAAACAGAAGTCAGCAGCCTGCTGCAACCGCTGGCGGATGCTTGTGCGTCAGACACAGAACAACTGTTAGCAGACGTCACCCGCTGGTACAACGGCTATCGTTTCAACATCAAAGCCCTTGAAACAGTTTACAACGCCAATATGGTGTTGTATTTCGTGAAGAATTTTGATCTGCGCCGTTGTACTTATCCCAAGCCAATGATGGATGAAAACATCGCCTCTGATTACGGCAAAATCATGGGCATGTTCAGTATTGGTAATCGTGATGAAAATTTCGCAGTGCTGGATGAGCTGATTAATCAAGGCGCAGTGCAGGCTTCACAACGCCGCAAATTTGAATTCGACAAAGGTTTTGATCGCGATGATTTCATTAGCTTACTCGCCTATATGGGCTTTGTGACCCTACAAAATGAAACATTGGCGGGCGAAACCTTCGTCATCCCCAATTACGCGATCCGCGAATTCTACTTCCATTATTTCAAGGTGGAACTGGAGCGCCGCAACCAGATCAGCATCCCCAATCAGGCCTTGCGGCTGGCGGTGGAAAAACTGGCACTGTACGCCGACATTCAGCCCTTGATGGATGAAATGGTGCGTGCTTTGCAACTGCTTTCCAACCGCGATGCGATGGGGATGGACGAAAAACACGTCAAGGTGTTGCTGCTGACGCTGTTGTACCAAACGCAAATCTATTTCGTGCAAAGCGAACGTGAACTCAACCGCCGTTACCCCGACATTTTGCTGCTGGAACGCAACCCCATCGCCGTTCCGCACCAGCATTTGATTGAGCTGAAATACAGCAAAAAAAGCGACAAGGCAGCGGGTTGGGCAGCCAAAAAGCAGGAAGGCATGGAGCAGGTGCAAGGCTATTTGCAACTGCCAGAAATTGCCGCGCTGCAAAACCTCGTTGCATGGCTGCTGGTGACAGATGGCGAGCGGGTGGAAGTGGTTACGTTCGCTTAA
- a CDS encoding helix-turn-helix domain-containing protein has product MPIIVNLDVMLAKRKMRSKELAERIGITEQNVSLLKSGKVKGIRFDTLAKICEVLQCQPGDILVFESEIEE; this is encoded by the coding sequence ATGCCCATTATTGTGAACCTTGATGTGATGCTCGCCAAACGCAAAATGCGCTCGAAAGAGCTGGCGGAACGCATTGGCATTACCGAACAGAATGTGTCCCTGCTCAAATCCGGTAAGGTGAAAGGCATCCGCTTTGATACGCTGGCGAAGATTTGCGAAGTGTTGCAGTGCCAGCCGGGGGATATTTTGGTGTTTGAGTCTGAAATTGAAGAGTAA
- a CDS encoding DNA-3-methyladenine glycosylase I: MTAVTHDTTPCRCAWVDLSKPDYVAYHDEEWGVPVHDDRKLFEFIVLESAQAGLSWYTILRKRDSYRQAFDDFDPEKIVLYDAAKVEELLGNAGIIRNRLKVLATINNAQRFLAVQAEFGSFDAYLWQFVGGKPIVNHRKTLAEYTATTPESDAMSKDLKKRGFKFMGSTVCYAFMQATGMVNDHMLDCFRREV, from the coding sequence GTGACTGCTGTTACACATGACACCACCCCGTGCCGTTGCGCATGGGTAGACCTGAGCAAACCCGATTACGTCGCCTACCACGACGAAGAATGGGGCGTACCTGTCCACGATGACCGCAAACTGTTCGAGTTCATCGTGCTGGAATCGGCGCAAGCGGGCTTGAGTTGGTACACCATCCTGCGCAAGCGCGATAGTTACCGCCAAGCTTTCGACGATTTCGACCCCGAAAAAATCGTGCTCTACGATGCTGCGAAAGTCGAGGAATTGCTCGGCAATGCGGGAATCATCCGCAACCGCCTGAAAGTGTTGGCAACCATCAATAACGCGCAACGCTTTCTAGCAGTGCAGGCAGAATTCGGCAGTTTTGATGCGTATTTGTGGCAGTTTGTCGGCGGCAAACCCATCGTCAACCACCGGAAAACCTTGGCAGAATATACCGCCACCACCCCGGAATCGGATGCGATGAGCAAGGATTTGAAAAAGCGCGGCTTCAAATTCATGGGTTCAACCGTGTGTTATGCGTTTATGCAGGCGACGGGGATGGTGAATGATCACATGCTCGATTGCTTCCGACGGGAGGTTTAA
- a CDS encoding ATP-binding protein: MIARTLTQALLEALQYQPAVVLLGARQVGKTTLAQQLLTTHKALYVDLEDYIERAGVMQNPKLFCEQHKDELIIFDEIQNTPDLFPVLRGIIDQRRREGREAGQFLLLGSASLELVKQAGERLAGRVAYLDMTPLHALEVGKANVETLWTRGGFPQSYLSASDEESFRKRKYLIRSYLEKDIPFFDRSVPQETMQRLWLMLAHLQGQPFNASQIAENLGLDYRKVIAYTDLLVDLMLVRRLQPFHANIGKRLVKTPFLYIRDSGLLHALLTIQHWDTLITHPIAGASWEGFVIENLLAVAPEGVIPFFYRTSAGAEIDLILLFPDQSKLAMEIKRNPRPKLSKGFYISQQDLQPQHSYVVTPEEKVFPLDEHTTQIGLYGLMQRLQAM; this comes from the coding sequence ATGATAGCCCGAACTCTCACCCAAGCTCTCCTTGAAGCCCTACAATACCAGCCAGCGGTCGTGCTGCTTGGCGCACGTCAGGTGGGCAAAACCACGCTGGCACAACAACTGCTCACCACACACAAAGCCCTCTATGTGGATTTGGAAGATTACATCGAACGCGCTGGAGTCATGCAAAATCCCAAACTGTTTTGTGAACAGCACAAAGATGAGCTAATCATTTTCGATGAAATCCAAAACACCCCAGATTTATTCCCCGTGTTACGCGGTATCATTGACCAACGGCGGCGCGAAGGGCGTGAAGCGGGACAATTTCTGCTGCTAGGTTCAGCCTCCTTGGAATTGGTCAAGCAAGCGGGAGAACGCTTAGCGGGGCGCGTAGCGTATCTGGACATGACCCCGTTACACGCTCTCGAAGTCGGCAAGGCAAACGTCGAAACACTATGGACACGCGGCGGTTTCCCACAAAGTTACCTCAGTGCCAGCGATGAAGAAAGTTTTCGCAAACGCAAATACCTGATCCGCAGCTATCTGGAAAAAGACATCCCGTTTTTCGACCGCAGTGTGCCGCAGGAAACCATGCAACGTCTGTGGCTGATGCTGGCACATTTGCAGGGTCAACCCTTCAATGCCAGCCAGATAGCGGAAAATTTAGGGCTGGATTACCGCAAAGTCATCGCCTACACCGACTTGCTGGTAGATCTGATGCTGGTGCGCCGCCTGCAACCGTTTCACGCCAATATCGGCAAACGTTTGGTCAAAACACCGTTTTTGTACATTCGTGACAGTGGTTTATTACACGCGCTGCTAACGATTCAGCACTGGGATACCTTGATTACTCACCCGATTGCGGGCGCAAGTTGGGAAGGCTTTGTGATCGAAAACTTGCTGGCGGTTGCCCCCGAAGGTGTCATCCCGTTTTTTTACCGCACCAGTGCAGGCGCGGAGATTGATTTGATTCTGCTGTTTCCTGACCAAAGCAAGCTGGCGATGGAAATCAAACGCAACCCACGCCCTAAACTCAGCAAGGGATTTTACATTTCACAGCAAGACCTCCAACCGCAACACAGCTACGTGGTGACACCGGAAGAGAAAGTGTTTCCGCTGGATGAACACACCACACAAATCGGGTTGTATGGATTAATGCAACGCTTGCAGGCCATGTGA
- a CDS encoding fibronectin type III domain-containing protein: MRRFLNRLAGLLVLLTLMPAQLFAGGVVLTFDDWFVDQWHDFFVNPATRPPELNGIDLHATFFVAHWRSDIKGFDQGKMGGDSHYVKLKQLENAGHEIASHSVNHLDAGQAPYALACDKAAQYYADEVEPTLSNMAGGDPTTNSAFDNNSDVSFTPTSYSYPYGSGLNVYDNTIKDKNSLLYLRGTLEDRSKPLQSTDAIYHKLGASRPHLIGDGIDFGYDNSVAEIKAALDRASNNDEVITLYGHRILTGEDLGKGLLGIPKADLLEIIRYAHNKGLKFYRFRESFQPVRVAGICDGTPPPPPPPPPPSNVLTAPSNLMTTVVSGTQINLKWQDNSSNEAGFKIERCAGATCTNFAVIQSTGANVVAFNNTGLTAGTVYRYRVRAFKGTLYSSYTTIVNAQTTPKPLTKPTSLKTTVLAGKQIRLNWKDANTTETGFKIERCTGASCTNFAEIASVGANVLTFTNTGLQAGTEYRYQIRAFNSSSFSPYSDRSKGVAKP, translated from the coding sequence ATGCGGCGTTTTCTAAACAGACTTGCGGGTTTGTTAGTGTTGTTGACCCTTATGCCCGCTCAATTATTCGCAGGCGGGGTGGTGCTTACTTTTGACGATTGGTTTGTTGACCAATGGCATGATTTTTTTGTGAATCCAGCCACTCGACCACCCGAACTCAATGGGATTGATTTACACGCCACCTTTTTCGTCGCCCATTGGCGCAGCGACATCAAAGGTTTCGACCAAGGGAAAATGGGGGGCGACAGCCATTATGTCAAACTCAAACAACTTGAAAATGCAGGCCATGAAATTGCCTCACACAGTGTTAATCACCTCGATGCAGGACAAGCACCTTACGCCTTGGCTTGTGACAAAGCCGCACAATATTATGCGGATGAAGTAGAACCAACGCTAAGCAATATGGCGGGAGGCGATCCCACGACAAATTCAGCATTTGATAATAATTCAGACGTTTCATTCACACCCACCAGTTATTCCTACCCTTATGGCAGTGGCTTGAACGTTTATGACAACACCATCAAGGATAAAAATAGCCTGCTGTATTTACGCGGCACACTGGAAGATCGCTCAAAACCCCTGCAAAGCACCGACGCTATTTACCACAAATTAGGCGCGAGCCGCCCGCACTTGATTGGTGATGGCATCGACTTCGGGTATGACAACAGCGTGGCGGAAATTAAAGCCGCCTTGGATCGTGCCAGTAATAATGATGAAGTCATTACGTTGTACGGGCATCGCATCTTAACGGGCGAAGACCTCGGCAAAGGTTTATTGGGTATTCCCAAAGCCGATTTGTTAGAAATCATCCGCTACGCTCACAACAAAGGTTTGAAATTTTACCGTTTCCGCGAATCATTCCAACCTGTCCGCGTTGCGGGTATCTGCGACGGTACGCCGCCACCGCCACCGCCACCGCCACCGCCATCGAATGTACTGACAGCACCCAGTAACCTTATGACTACGGTGGTTTCCGGCACTCAAATCAATTTGAAGTGGCAGGACAACAGCAGCAACGAAGCGGGATTCAAGATCGAACGCTGTGCCGGTGCAACGTGTACCAATTTCGCCGTGATCCAATCCACTGGCGCTAATGTGGTGGCATTCAACAACACGGGGCTGACTGCCGGTACGGTTTACCGTTATCGGGTACGGGCTTTCAAAGGAACGCTGTATTCCAGCTATACCACCATTGTGAATGCGCAAACCACCCCCAAACCTCTGACCAAACCGACCAGTTTGAAAACGACGGTTTTGGCTGGCAAGCAAATCCGGTTGAATTGGAAAGATGCTAACACGACCGAAACTGGCTTCAAGATCGAACGGTGTACGGGCGCTAGTTGTACCAACTTTGCAGAAATCGCCTCGGTGGGTGCCAATGTGCTGACCTTTACGAACACGGGCTTGCAGGCTGGAACGGAATACCGTTATCAAATCCGTGCCTTTAACAGTTCCAGCTTTTCGCCCTACTCTGACCGCAGTAAAGGGGTCGCAAAACCGTAG
- a CDS encoding methionine gamma-lyase, giving the protein MPLTIPTLLAQLDTQPDTLDFASVIASIDAHYTYTPQTFHNGCGDDCVTSPAGTNAGSCKVFAFGQLQGLSEAQTLACFAEHYRKVLATPAETDHANIRTFMRHGWAGIRFEGVALSKPGFSTRAIHHAYDAYAGTGDLNPPIHLSSTYTFPTVEDGSARFAGEQQGFVYSRVGNPTTVLLEQRLADLEGGEAALVTASGMGATAALLWTLLKPGDEIIADKTLYGCTYAFFNHGLAKFGVTITHVDMADTANLAAAISAKTRIVFFESPANPNMRLVDIPAVATIAHQHDNCKVVVDNTYCTPYLQRPLELGADYVVHSATKYLGGHGDLIAGAIVGDAETLTQVRFYGIKDMTGAVMSSQDAFLVLRGLKTLALRMDRHCQNAQAIAAFLASHPKVEVCHYPGLESFPQYALAQRQMAQPGGMIAFELKGGFAAGCRFMNALNLITRAVSLGDAESLAQHPASMTHSTYTPEERAEHMISEGLVRVSAGLEDVADLLRDIEQALTFA; this is encoded by the coding sequence ATGCCCTTAACGATCCCCACATTGCTTGCTCAACTCGATACCCAGCCCGACACCCTCGATTTCGCCAGCGTGATTGCCAGCATTGACGCGCATTACACCTACACGCCACAAACCTTTCACAACGGTTGCGGCGACGATTGCGTTACCAGCCCGGCGGGGACAAATGCAGGCTCGTGCAAGGTGTTTGCGTTCGGGCAACTGCAAGGGCTTTCCGAGGCGCAAACGCTGGCGTGTTTTGCCGAACATTACCGCAAAGTCTTGGCAACACCGGCTGAAACCGACCATGCCAATATCCGTACTTTCATGCGTCACGGTTGGGCGGGCATTCGCTTTGAAGGCGTGGCGTTGTCGAAACCAGGATTTTCCACCCGTGCCATCCACCACGCCTACGATGCTTACGCAGGTACGGGCGACTTGAACCCACCGATACACCTGAGTTCCACCTACACCTTCCCCACGGTGGAAGACGGCAGTGCGCGGTTTGCCGGTGAGCAGCAAGGCTTCGTCTATTCCCGCGTCGGCAACCCCACCACGGTCTTGCTGGAACAACGCCTCGCCGATCTGGAAGGCGGGGAAGCGGCGTTGGTGACAGCCTCCGGCATGGGCGCAACCGCCGCCTTGCTGTGGACGTTGCTCAAACCGGGTGACGAAATTATTGCGGATAAAACGCTGTACGGTTGCACCTATGCGTTTTTTAATCACGGGCTGGCGAAATTCGGCGTAACCATTACTCACGTCGATATGGCTGACACCGCTAACCTTGCGGCTGCGATTAGCGCGAAAACCCGCATCGTGTTCTTTGAATCGCCTGCCAACCCCAATATGCGGCTGGTGGATATTCCGGCGGTTGCGACCATTGCCCATCAGCACGACAACTGCAAAGTGGTGGTCGACAACACTTATTGCACGCCATATTTGCAACGTCCGTTGGAATTGGGCGCGGATTATGTGGTGCATTCCGCCACCAAATACCTCGGCGGACACGGCGACTTGATTGCCGGGGCGATTGTCGGGGATGCAGAAACGCTGACCCAAGTGCGCTTTTACGGCATCAAGGATATGACGGGTGCGGTGATGTCATCGCAGGATGCGTTTCTGGTGTTGCGCGGTCTGAAAACCCTCGCGTTGCGGATGGATCGGCACTGCCAGAATGCGCAAGCGATTGCCGCTTTCCTTGCCAGTCACCCCAAGGTCGAAGTTTGCCATTACCCCGGTCTGGAAAGTTTTCCGCAATACGCCTTGGCGCAGCGGCAAATGGCGCAACCCGGCGGCATGATTGCGTTTGAACTCAAGGGCGGCTTTGCAGCGGGTTGCCGTTTCATGAATGCCTTGAACCTGATCACTCGCGCGGTAAGTTTGGGCGATGCGGAAAGTTTGGCGCAACACCCTGCCAGCATGACCCATTCCACTTATACGCCGGAAGAGCGGGCGGAACACATGATCAGCGAAGGGCTGGTCAGGGTGTCGGCGGGCTTGGAGGATGTAGCGGATTTGCTGCGGGATATTGAGCAGGCGTTGACGTTTGCTTGA